Proteins found in one Zea mays cultivar B73 chromosome 1, Zm-B73-REFERENCE-NAM-5.0, whole genome shotgun sequence genomic segment:
- the LOC100502251 gene encoding uncharacterized protein LOC100502251 has product MERAAPVRSSHTSTAGLLAWPQPDGAASQAPRRPNQPTEEFRKVVFGGQVTEEADGLNKTKMRTTASAPKSKETTGIGMFKAESAAAAVTTASRDRQASQITFSQDGTIPPRKPTSVAGVARQRELSHTVESSGDGKMKRQVSNAKSKELSGHNIFADHEDPSPNRSSSSAAALAHVKNANVSSFSFGKADMDSTVKTAKKKGSSNKSTDLMNGKAISERDSAPAGKQPLNRAKPKGLSGSSIFADGKASTTGDHAGRRTRQPPGGDSSILLG; this is encoded by the exons atggagaGGGCGGCCCCAGTGAGGAGTTCCCACACCTCCACGGCCGGCCTACTCGCGTGGCCTCAACCCGATGGCGCCGCGTCGCAGGCACCACGTCGGCCTAACCAG CCGACGGAGGAATTCAGGAAGGTGGTGTTCGGGGGGCAGGTCACCGAGGAGGCCGACGGTCTCAACAAGACGAAGAT GAGGACGACGGCCTCCGCACCCAAGTCGAAGGAGACAACAGGGATCGGCATGTTTAAGGCcgagagcgccgccgccgccgtcacaaCTGCATCCCGTGATCGCCAG GCTAGCCAGATCACTTTTTCTCAGGACGGGACCATTCCTCCCAGGAAGCCAACTTCAGTTGCTGGGGTGGCGAGGCAGCGCGAACTTAGCCATACCGTTGAGAGTTCGGGGGACGGTAAGATGAAGCGGCAGGTGTCCAATGCGAAATCCAAGGAGCTCAGTGGTCACAACATCTTTGCTGATCATGAAGATCCGAGTCCCAACAGGTCAAGCAGCTCTGCTGCTGCTCTGGCACATGTGAAAAATGCAAAT GTGAGCTCCTTCTCCTTTGGAAAGGCCGACATGGACAGCACAGTGAAAACAGCAAAGAAGAAAGGGTCCAGCAACAAGTCTACTGATCTGATGAATGGCAaggccatctccgagagggattcAGCGCCTGCAGGGAAACAGCCTCTGAACCGCGCGAAGCCGAAAGGATTGAGTGGTAGTAGCATTTTTGCAGACGGGAAGGCCTCGACAACTGGTGATCATGCAGGCCGTCGGACCCGGCAGCCACCTGGCGGCGACAGCAGCATCTTGCTGGGCTAG
- the LOC100502251 gene encoding uncharacterized protein isoform X1 yields MERAAPVRSSHTSTAGLLAWPQPDGAASQAPRRPNQPTEEFRKVVFGGQVTEEADGLNKTKMRTTASAPKSKETTGIGMFKAESAAAAVTTASRDRQASQITFSQDGTIPPRKPTSVAGVARQRELSHTVESSGDGKMKRQVSNAKSKELSGHNIFADHEDPSPNRSSSSAAALAHVKNANQVSSFSFGKADMDSTVKTAKKKGSSNKSTDLMNGKAISERDSAPAGKQPLNRAKPKGLSGSSIFADGKASTTGDHAGRRTRQPPGGDSSILLG; encoded by the exons atggagaGGGCGGCCCCAGTGAGGAGTTCCCACACCTCCACGGCCGGCCTACTCGCGTGGCCTCAACCCGATGGCGCCGCGTCGCAGGCACCACGTCGGCCTAACCAG CCGACGGAGGAATTCAGGAAGGTGGTGTTCGGGGGGCAGGTCACCGAGGAGGCCGACGGTCTCAACAAGACGAAGAT GAGGACGACGGCCTCCGCACCCAAGTCGAAGGAGACAACAGGGATCGGCATGTTTAAGGCcgagagcgccgccgccgccgtcacaaCTGCATCCCGTGATCGCCAG GCTAGCCAGATCACTTTTTCTCAGGACGGGACCATTCCTCCCAGGAAGCCAACTTCAGTTGCTGGGGTGGCGAGGCAGCGCGAACTTAGCCATACCGTTGAGAGTTCGGGGGACGGTAAGATGAAGCGGCAGGTGTCCAATGCGAAATCCAAGGAGCTCAGTGGTCACAACATCTTTGCTGATCATGAAGATCCGAGTCCCAACAGGTCAAGCAGCTCTGCTGCTGCTCTGGCACATGTGAAAAATGCAAAT CAGGTGAGCTCCTTCTCCTTTGGAAAGGCCGACATGGACAGCACAGTGAAAACAGCAAAGAAGAAAGGGTCCAGCAACAAGTCTACTGATCTGATGAATGGCAaggccatctccgagagggattcAGCGCCTGCAGGGAAACAGCCTCTGAACCGCGCGAAGCCGAAAGGATTGAGTGGTAGTAGCATTTTTGCAGACGGGAAGGCCTCGACAACTGGTGATCATGCAGGCCGTCGGACCCGGCAGCCACCTGGCGGCGACAGCAGCATCTTGCTGGGCTAG